One window from the genome of Litoribacterium kuwaitense encodes:
- a CDS encoding Lrp/AsnC family transcriptional regulator, with the protein MNEKEIEVLEIIEHNGRQSIDTIAKMIDLSVEETAEIIKHLEDKKVIVEYAAVIDWAKVEGDSTIKAMIDVKVTPKREVGFDEIARRIYRYDEVKSVYLMSGAYDLSVTVEGKSMAQVAQFVSEKLSTLDSVLSTTTHFIMKQYKHDGTIFDEGDSDKRIVVSP; encoded by the coding sequence ATGAATGAAAAAGAGATTGAAGTGTTAGAAATTATCGAACATAACGGCCGACAGTCAATTGACACGATTGCTAAGATGATTGACCTGTCTGTCGAAGAAACGGCAGAGATTATTAAACACCTAGAAGATAAGAAAGTCATCGTCGAATATGCAGCAGTGATCGACTGGGCTAAGGTTGAAGGGGATTCTACAATCAAAGCGATGATTGATGTCAAAGTGACGCCGAAGCGCGAAGTCGGTTTTGATGAAATCGCTCGCCGCATTTATCGCTACGATGAAGTAAAATCTGTGTACTTAATGTCCGGTGCCTATGATTTATCTGTCACCGTTGAAGGCAAGAGCATGGCTCAAGTGGCACAGTTTGTATCGGAAAAATTGTCTACGCTTGATTCGGTACTATCGACGACAACCCACTTTATTATGAAGCAATATAAGCATGACGGCACCATTTTTGATGAGGGTGATTCAGATAAAAGGATCGTGGTTTCTCCATGA
- a CDS encoding alpha/beta fold hydrolase, which translates to MKPIRGFIDYHRTNIYYEHWPHPNPDAPKAVLVHGFLSSSFSFRHLMPLLHQEYHILTLDLPPFGKSEKSRRLIYSYENYGAIVNALIAQLNWMNCIGIGHSMGGQVLLNAASQKTNRWAGLALLGSSGYLKPVKKFIYYSYIPFFSHLLKYALAKTGVKGNLYNVVYRRSSVTAEMIQGYAEPFKHPKIFPGLVRFLRHREGDLQSETLQRIHLPIRLLWGAHDRVVPLTVGRRLEKDLPQSKLHIFEDAAHLLPEEKPEEMHRQVIDFTRSIHWRQALIL; encoded by the coding sequence ATGAAACCGATACGCGGATTTATTGACTATCACAGAACGAACATCTACTATGAGCACTGGCCGCACCCCAATCCAGACGCTCCAAAAGCTGTGCTCGTTCATGGCTTTTTATCGTCTTCGTTTAGCTTTCGTCACTTAATGCCATTATTGCATCAAGAATACCATATACTCACACTCGATCTCCCACCATTTGGAAAATCCGAAAAATCTAGACGACTGATTTATTCATATGAAAATTATGGTGCGATCGTGAACGCTCTAATCGCTCAACTGAATTGGATGAACTGTATTGGCATCGGCCATTCGATGGGTGGGCAAGTGCTATTAAATGCGGCTTCCCAAAAGACAAATCGCTGGGCTGGTTTAGCCCTTCTAGGTTCATCCGGCTACTTAAAACCAGTTAAAAAATTCATTTATTACTCATATATCCCTTTCTTTTCACACCTCTTAAAATATGCACTTGCCAAAACTGGTGTAAAGGGGAATCTCTACAACGTCGTTTATCGCCGCTCCTCGGTGACAGCAGAGATGATTCAAGGCTATGCTGAACCTTTTAAACATCCGAAAATTTTTCCTGGGCTCGTTCGTTTTTTACGACATCGAGAGGGAGATCTTCAGAGTGAGACATTGCAGCGCATCCACCTCCCCATTCGTTTGCTCTGGGGCGCTCATGATCGCGTTGTACCTTTAACAGTCGGCCGGCGTCTCGAAAAGGATTTGCCTCAGTCTAAGCTTCACATTTTTGAAGATGCTGCCCATTTATTACCAGAGGAAAAGCCAGAAGAGATGCACCGGCAAGTCATCGATTTCACCCGCTCAATTCACTGGCGTCAAGCACTTATTTTATAA
- the rpiA gene encoding ribose-5-phosphate isomerase RpiA — translation MSKEIKKLVGDKAAAYVEDGMTLGLGTGSTVYWTIEKIGEMVQQGLKVQGIPTSIATEEQAKRLGIPLVTFRDVSHIDVTIDGADEVDPELQLIKGGGGALLREKMVAMASTRVIIVADESKIVDRLGQFPLPVEVVTYGLDRTAYDIEQLGGKSTVRKKDGETYMTDNGNIILDCDFYPITAPEKLSQQLNMLPGVVENGLFTNIADTVLVGTAEGRVIIK, via the coding sequence ATGTCAAAAGAAATTAAAAAATTGGTTGGAGACAAGGCAGCAGCTTATGTCGAAGATGGGATGACGCTCGGTTTAGGAACAGGGTCTACGGTTTACTGGACTATAGAAAAAATTGGCGAAATGGTACAGCAAGGGTTAAAAGTACAAGGGATTCCAACTTCGATTGCGACTGAGGAGCAAGCGAAGCGTCTGGGAATCCCCCTTGTGACATTTAGAGATGTTTCTCACATCGATGTCACGATAGATGGTGCCGATGAGGTTGACCCTGAACTGCAGTTAATTAAAGGCGGCGGTGGCGCTTTATTAAGGGAAAAAATGGTGGCGATGGCGTCAACTCGTGTCATTATCGTTGCCGATGAGTCTAAAATTGTCGATCGGCTAGGGCAATTTCCGCTACCTGTAGAAGTGGTCACGTACGGTCTTGACCGGACGGCTTATGACATTGAACAGCTCGGTGGTAAGTCAACAGTGCGTAAAAAAGATGGTGAGACATACATGACGGACAATGGCAACATTATTCTTGATTGTGACTTTTATCCAATTACTGCCCCTGAAAAGCTGAGCCAGCAATTAAATATGTTACCAGGCGTCGTTGAAAACGGCTTATTTACCAACATTGCCGACACTGTCCTTGTTGGAACAGCCGAAGGGCGCGTCATTATAAAATAA
- a CDS encoding GNAT family N-acetyltransferase has protein sequence MGLLFQYNTPPGTIGHLFIREGFRQKGLATALVTHALDELRKEGYRYGIIHKSYTHAFFEKQWNALPVPLQEEKRTWSFEQTFQQEKKNQPYKETD, from the coding sequence ATGGGTCTTCTTTTTCAGTATAATACGCCGCCAGGTACAATTGGTCATTTGTTTATACGCGAAGGTTTTCGGCAAAAAGGATTGGCTACAGCGTTAGTTACACATGCGCTTGACGAGCTTCGTAAAGAAGGCTATCGTTATGGCATTATTCATAAGTCCTACACACATGCGTTTTTTGAAAAGCAATGGAATGCATTGCCTGTACCATTGCAGGAAGAAAAACGTACGTGGTCATTCGAACAGACATTTCAACAAGAAAAAAAGAACCAGCCCTATAAAGAAACGGACTGA